One genomic segment of Candidatus Zymogenus saltonus includes these proteins:
- a CDS encoding sensor domain-containing diguanylate cyclase, whose product MKDSQKRKDVHTRQDELLTINEIGRALTSSLDVKEILSIIMHQISVLMQPKNWSLLLIDEDTNELYFEIIVGDNTEKIKDLRLKIGEGIAGWVAKNGEPLLVPDVSQDPRFSSKADRKSDFTTKSIICVPVVSKGKILGVIELINYFDDRVFKEDDLKILSILADYTAIALENARYYDMAKRLIMTDELTGLYNSRFLHQLLDGKGDQLIGLSQVSMIFIDLDYFKNINDKYGHLMGSKALQEFGELLHKSLRKEDIAIRYGGDEFVILIPNVEKSEAYEFAKKIRSKLKRERFLKGEGINLKVTASFGIAAIPEDASNYQELIGEADKAMYRVKNTFRDGIALAKTTWVSDY is encoded by the coding sequence ATGAAAGATAGTCAAAAACGTAAAGACGTCCATACCAGACAGGACGAGCTGTTAACCATTAATGAAATCGGAAGGGCGCTGACATCAAGCCTTGATGTAAAAGAGATCCTCTCCATCATCATGCATCAGATAAGCGTCTTGATGCAGCCTAAAAACTGGTCCCTCCTTTTGATTGACGAAGATACAAACGAGCTCTATTTCGAGATTATAGTCGGGGATAACACGGAGAAAATCAAGGACTTAAGGCTAAAGATCGGGGAGGGAATCGCCGGATGGGTGGCAAAAAACGGGGAACCCCTTCTGGTTCCCGATGTGAGTCAAGACCCCCGCTTTTCTTCAAAGGCCGACAGGAAATCCGATTTCACAACGAAATCGATCATATGCGTCCCGGTAGTGAGCAAGGGGAAGATCCTCGGCGTTATTGAACTGATAAACTATTTTGACGACAGGGTCTTCAAGGAGGATGACCTCAAGATTCTGTCCATCCTGGCGGATTATACGGCGATAGCACTGGAAAACGCCCGATACTACGACATGGCGAAAAGGCTCATAATGACCGATGAGCTGACCGGCCTGTACAACTCGAGATTTTTACATCAGCTGCTTGACGGGAAGGGGGACCAACTCATAGGCCTGAGTCAGGTCTCCATGATTTTCATAGACCTGGACTACTTCAAAAATATAAACGACAAATACGGCCACCTGATGGGTAGCAAGGCGCTGCAGGAATTCGGGGAGCTTTTACATAAATCGTTGAGGAAGGAGGACATCGCCATAAGATACGGCGGAGACGAGTTTGTCATCCTGATTCCGAACGTCGAAAAATCGGAGGCCTACGAATTTGCAAAGAAGATCAGGAGCAAGCTCAAGAGGGAGCGGTTTTTGAAGGGTGAGGGGATCAACCTGAAGGTCACGGCGAGCTTCGGCATCGCCGCCATACCGGAAGACGCATCCAACTATCAGGAGCTCATAGGCGAGGCGGACAAGGCCATGTACCGGGTAAAAAATACGTTCAGGGACGGGATCGCCCTGGCAAAAACCACCTGGGTGAGCGACTATTAA
- the ftsH gene encoding ATP-dependent zinc metalloprotease FtsH yields MTGEKKGKTKPKFSFLYFILIALIVYLAASLFVKPKVEEVDYSEFLNYVKAGKVEDLKIGEETITGKFTKEVDGKAEKVDFKTTKVDDPGLVPLLNEKGVSYAGKLENTILLQLLLWLPLFVILGLFWYFMMKRMGRGPDFMSVGRSKAKIYAEDQVKVNFTDVAGVDEAEEELTEVIEFLKNPGKFQRLGGKIPKGILLVGSPGTGKTLLARAVAGEAGVPFFSISGSEFVEMFVGVGAARVRDLFSQAQDRAPCIIFIDELDALGKARGLNPTGGHDEREQTLNQLLVEMDGFDPRKGLILMSATNRPEILDPALLRPGRFDRHVLVDKPDKKGRLEILNIHSKDLVLAKNVDLEKIAAKTPGFVGADLANIANEAALLAARAGKEAVEDGDFDEAIERAVAGLEKKNRLMNQQEKERVAYHEVGHALVAANLPGTDAVEKISIVPRGLAALGYTLQLPTEDRYLMTETELKNRLATLLGGRVAEEIIFKEPSTGAHNDLMKATDIARSMVTEYGMSDKLGLVTFERERGPSFLGIGGMEGPKEHSDDTSREIDKEIRRVIDAAYDTAKRILTKEDKRLKRMAKRLLEVEVLEDEELVKLLGKGKKDNRVS; encoded by the coding sequence ATGACGGGAGAAAAAAAGGGGAAGACAAAGCCGAAGTTTTCCTTTCTCTACTTCATTCTGATCGCACTTATCGTCTATCTGGCCGCAAGCCTCTTTGTGAAGCCGAAGGTCGAGGAGGTGGACTACAGCGAGTTTCTGAACTACGTCAAAGCGGGGAAGGTGGAAGACCTTAAGATCGGAGAGGAGACGATAACGGGTAAGTTTACCAAAGAGGTCGACGGGAAGGCCGAGAAGGTGGACTTCAAGACGACAAAGGTGGACGACCCGGGGCTCGTGCCCCTCCTGAACGAGAAAGGGGTCTCCTACGCGGGCAAGTTAGAGAACACGATACTCCTCCAGCTTCTCCTCTGGCTCCCCCTCTTCGTAATCCTCGGCCTCTTCTGGTACTTCATGATGAAAAGAATGGGGCGCGGGCCGGACTTCATGTCGGTGGGACGCTCCAAGGCGAAGATATACGCCGAGGATCAGGTAAAGGTGAACTTCACCGACGTCGCCGGCGTGGACGAGGCGGAAGAAGAGCTTACCGAGGTGATCGAGTTTCTCAAAAATCCCGGGAAGTTCCAGCGCCTCGGCGGCAAGATCCCCAAGGGGATACTCCTCGTGGGATCTCCCGGGACCGGAAAGACCCTCCTCGCGAGGGCGGTGGCCGGGGAGGCGGGCGTCCCCTTCTTCTCCATCTCAGGATCCGAGTTCGTCGAGATGTTCGTGGGCGTCGGCGCGGCAAGGGTCAGGGACCTCTTCTCCCAGGCCCAGGACAGGGCGCCGTGTATCATCTTCATAGACGAGCTGGACGCCCTCGGAAAGGCGAGGGGCCTAAATCCCACCGGCGGTCATGACGAGCGGGAGCAGACCCTAAACCAGCTCCTGGTGGAGATGGACGGGTTCGATCCTAGAAAGGGGCTTATCCTCATGTCCGCAACGAACCGCCCGGAGATACTTGACCCGGCGCTTTTGAGGCCCGGCCGGTTCGACCGCCACGTCTTGGTGGACAAGCCGGACAAGAAGGGGAGGCTCGAAATATTGAATATCCACTCGAAAGATCTCGTACTTGCGAAAAACGTTGACCTCGAAAAGATCGCGGCCAAAACCCCCGGCTTTGTGGGGGCCGATCTCGCCAACATCGCCAACGAGGCGGCGCTTCTGGCGGCAAGGGCGGGAAAGGAAGCCGTCGAGGACGGGGACTTCGACGAGGCGATAGAGAGGGCGGTGGCCGGCCTCGAAAAGAAGAACAGGCTGATGAACCAACAGGAGAAAGAGCGCGTAGCATACCACGAGGTGGGACACGCCCTCGTTGCGGCGAACCTCCCCGGGACTGATGCCGTCGAGAAGATATCGATAGTCCCCAGGGGGCTTGCGGCGCTGGGATACACCCTTCAGCTCCCCACGGAGGACAGGTACCTGATGACCGAGACCGAGCTGAAGAACAGGCTCGCCACCCTTCTGGGCGGTAGGGTGGCCGAGGAGATAATCTTCAAGGAGCCGTCCACCGGGGCGCATAACGACCTGATGAAGGCCACGGACATCGCCCGGAGCATGGTGACCGAATACGGCATGAGCGACAAGTTGGGGCTGGTTACCTTCGAGAGGGAGAGGGGGCCGTCATTTCTGGGGATCGGCGGGATGGAGGGGCCGAAGGAGCACAGCGACGACACATCAAGGGAGATAGACAAGGAGATCAGGCGGGTGATAGACGCCGCCTACGACACGGCAAAAAGAATCCTCACGAAGGAGGACAAGCGCCTGAAGCGAATGGCAAAGCGCCTCTTGGAGGTAGAGGTCCTGGAGGACGAGGAGTTGGTGAAGCTACTCGGCAAGGGGAAGAAGGACAATCGAGTATCTTAG
- the rlmD gene encoding 23S rRNA (uracil(1939)-C(5))-methyltransferase RlmD, producing MVNKGTATIESLAYGGNGVARHKGKVLFIPYTAPGDVVFFELTSERKNFSFARALEILTPSEERVNPVCPLFTRCGGCQWQHVGYERQLLEKKSIVRESLLRIAGVAGVDFTVDNIVKSPGEYGYRARVDLNFKVVGGEKRRSIIVGHLAPRSREIVPLQACPVLRPEIDKRLQGLPDALGRLGVRSGGELKLVSGEGGEVAAVVYVQGSFGGDRSGVGKFAESLELKGAVVILKKDVKRGALVSGNPTVHYSVPAGGIDRKLKLSAGGFLQGNPAVNRLLISRLTKFDFSNMKVLELYSGAGNLSIPVGLSGAELLGVEENRYSVMDAQKNAGLFGLAGVKFLKGDAADSLNNLLRNAKGGGKFDAVILNPPREGARDAIDGIVDLRPAHIFYISCAPPTLSRDVGELIKAGYRVREAIPFDMFPQTYHVETLCHLSI from the coding sequence ATGGTAAACAAGGGAACCGCAACGATAGAGTCCCTCGCCTACGGGGGAAACGGCGTGGCGAGGCACAAGGGGAAGGTCTTATTCATCCCCTACACCGCCCCCGGCGACGTGGTATTTTTCGAGCTCACCTCCGAGAGGAAAAATTTCTCCTTCGCGAGGGCGCTGGAGATCTTGACGCCGTCGGAGGAGAGGGTTAATCCGGTATGTCCCCTGTTTACCCGGTGCGGCGGGTGCCAGTGGCAGCACGTCGGCTATGAGAGACAGCTCCTGGAGAAAAAAAGCATTGTGAGGGAGAGCCTTCTCAGGATCGCCGGTGTTGCCGGTGTTGATTTTACGGTGGATAACATAGTCAAATCGCCAGGGGAGTACGGCTACAGGGCGAGGGTTGACCTGAACTTCAAGGTTGTCGGCGGAGAGAAAAGGAGGTCAATTATCGTGGGGCATCTTGCCCCGAGGTCGAGGGAGATCGTCCCCCTCCAGGCGTGCCCGGTCCTCAGGCCGGAGATAGATAAAAGGCTCCAGGGGCTTCCCGACGCCCTCGGCCGCCTCGGCGTCCGGAGCGGCGGGGAGTTAAAGCTCGTCTCCGGGGAGGGCGGTGAGGTGGCCGCAGTGGTATACGTTCAGGGGTCTTTCGGCGGAGACAGGTCCGGCGTGGGGAAGTTTGCCGAGAGCCTCGAGCTCAAGGGGGCCGTTGTCATATTAAAAAAGGATGTGAAAAGGGGCGCCCTTGTCTCCGGGAATCCTACGGTCCATTACTCTGTCCCGGCGGGGGGGATCGACAGGAAGCTCAAGCTCTCCGCCGGTGGGTTCCTCCAGGGCAATCCTGCCGTGAACCGCCTACTGATATCGAGGCTCACGAAATTCGATTTCTCGAACATGAAGGTGCTGGAGCTATATTCCGGGGCCGGAAACCTGTCGATCCCGGTGGGTCTTTCGGGGGCGGAGCTTCTCGGGGTGGAGGAAAACCGCTACTCGGTGATGGACGCCCAAAAAAACGCCGGGCTCTTCGGGCTTGCCGGTGTGAAATTCCTGAAGGGTGACGCGGCGGATTCATTGAACAACCTTTTAAGGAATGCCAAGGGGGGAGGGAAGTTTGATGCTGTTATCCTCAATCCGCCCCGGGAGGGGGCCAGGGACGCGATCGATGGGATTGTCGATTTAAGGCCGGCCCACATCTTCTACATATCCTGCGCCCCGCCCACTCTCTCGCGGGACGTCGGGGAGCTTATCAAGGCGGGCTACCGGGTAAGGGAGGCGATCCCCTTTGACATGTTCCCGCAGACCTACCATGTGGAGACGCTCTGTCATCTCTCGATATGA
- a CDS encoding diaminopimelate epimerase gives MNDIEFYKMSGAGNDFILIDNREAVFDFADVPFAVSRLCRRRHSIGADGLILIENPDGSEVDFKWRFYNSDGSEAEMCGNAARCAARLSFLLGISKRTLSFLTGAGVIHAKILESGGVSVKMTDPSDLRLEEEIALYSYNAGSKTGFDFVDTGVPHVVIDAGDDRALSGLDMEKAGSEVRYHEDFRPAGTNVNFVSHVDGSTIRIRTYERGVEGETLACGTGAVAAAVISHLKGKVSPPVTVVPTSGIPLTIHFEADGDKIGEVFLEGDARLVYRGFFSPEALD, from the coding sequence ATGAACGACATCGAATTCTACAAGATGAGCGGGGCGGGAAACGATTTCATCCTGATAGACAACCGGGAGGCCGTCTTTGATTTTGCCGACGTCCCCTTCGCCGTATCGAGACTCTGTAGGAGGAGACACTCCATAGGCGCGGACGGACTGATACTGATCGAGAACCCTGACGGCTCCGAGGTCGACTTCAAATGGCGGTTCTACAACTCCGACGGATCGGAGGCCGAGATGTGCGGAAACGCCGCCCGGTGCGCCGCCAGGCTTAGCTTCCTCCTCGGAATCTCGAAGAGGACCCTTTCCTTTCTCACCGGCGCGGGGGTCATCCACGCAAAGATACTCGAATCTGGGGGCGTCAGCGTGAAGATGACAGACCCGTCGGATCTCCGTCTAGAGGAGGAAATTGCATTGTACTCATACAATGCTGGCTCTAAGACCGGATTCGATTTTGTCGACACCGGAGTCCCCCACGTCGTTATCGATGCGGGGGATGATCGGGCCCTTTCGGGACTTGACATGGAAAAGGCGGGGAGCGAGGTAAGGTACCACGAAGATTTCAGGCCGGCGGGGACAAACGTGAATTTTGTCTCGCACGTAGATGGGAGCACCATAAGGATCAGGACATACGAGAGGGGAGTCGAGGGGGAAACGCTGGCGTGCGGGACGGGGGCCGTCGCCGCCGCGGTTATATCCCATCTAAAGGGGAAGGTCTCTCCACCCGTTACCGTAGTCCCAACGTCGGGGATCCCCCTGACAATCCATTTTGAGGCGGACGGTGATAAGATCGGCGAGGTATTCCTCGAGGGGGACGCCCGCCTTGTCTACAGGGGCTTTTTTAGCCCGGAGGCGCTCGACTGA
- a CDS encoding tetratricopeptide repeat protein, which yields EEAVTSFTNAIEINKEIAEYYYKRGASYYNLNLIDKAEKDYREACALGEYDGCIRAEDMYEYRMKKMKEEKK from the coding sequence ATGAAGAAGCAGTAACTAGTTTTACAAATGCGATTGAGATTAATAAAGAAATAGCAGAATACTATTACAAGAGAGGTGCATCTTACTATAATCTTAACCTTATTGATAAGGCAGAAAAGGACTATAGAGAAGCATGTGCCCTTGGTGAATATGATGGATGCATAAGAGCAGAGGATATGTACGAATACAGAATGAAGAAAATGAAGGAAGAGAAAAAATAA
- a CDS encoding tetratricopeptide repeat protein has translation MKLKRKRELIAAVKISAAVLATALAFTFLLGTSCGVPDEPKTAEGWYKKGKAYSDDDIYGKAIECLDKAIAVDPKHERSYSLRGYCYYSMAQYKEALADFEMALELGNEVADESYYYMGWTYYDMGNYEEAIICFTKVIKMHPNRARFYYDRGCAYKMLALLDEAEDDFRKACALGDSSGCEVAADIVKDRTESEKYEKNE, from the coding sequence ATGAAGCTGAAAAGGAAGAGAGAGTTAATCGCGGCCGTAAAAATATCTGCCGCCGTTCTGGCCACCGCGCTCGCGTTTACGTTTCTCTTGGGAACCTCCTGCGGCGTGCCGGACGAGCCGAAGACTGCCGAGGGCTGGTACAAAAAAGGGAAAGCGTACTCCGATGATGATATTTACGGCAAGGCGATAGAGTGTTTGGACAAGGCCATTGCCGTTGATCCCAAACACGAAAGATCATACAGCTTGAGGGGTTACTGCTACTATTCGATGGCACAGTATAAGGAGGCGCTGGCGGACTTTGAAATGGCACTGGAGCTTGGCAACGAGGTGGCCGATGAGTCGTACTACTATATGGGATGGACTTATTACGATATGGGGAACTACGAGGAAGCAATAATCTGTTTTACTAAGGTTATTAAGATGCATCCCAACAGAGCAAGATTCTATTACGACAGAGGTTGCGCATATAAAATGTTAGCACTTTTAGACGAGGCAGAAGATGACTTCAGAAAGGCGTGTGCCCTTGGTGATAGCAGTGGATGTGAAGTAGCGGCAGATATTGTTAAAGACAGAACAGAAAGCGAGAAATATGAGAAAAATGAGTAA
- a CDS encoding zinc-ribbon domain-containing protein, which produces MIVQCDHCNTKFNLPDEKLKPGGVKIRCTRCKEIFEVPGPEASNAGIEDSLPDDFGDDLSGFEGGDDFASEAGGGADLGGGDEDFGLGMEDSGLEGEGLDDMSFDLDSSDSEGRVSGGDLDFDESLDLDKEGGGGGAAAGDGLSFDDNSAGSDLDFDDSSDDLSLDSSDEFGISSLDGDSDTTIDEDPSGFDFSAPLGGGGDSAFEFESESKVGGGIGMGGGLDLDMGGDSLRDLGMEPTEGLSSAKMKRSRRSPLMVALLIVLIITLGAYFVFKAMGGGKLDLESLTKMFAGTKNPLDGLMIDETKLSHYYTENNQAGKILVVEGMVLNASEIPKGQIRVMLKLYDEGGKVIKSSQSYCGNILNLSELMNLPKDRITKDLNKKVNPANARVGPKTSINFILVIFDMPDTSSYFDVEIVGAENVG; this is translated from the coding sequence ATGATAGTACAATGTGATCACTGCAATACGAAGTTCAACCTGCCCGATGAAAAATTGAAGCCGGGGGGGGTAAAGATTCGATGCACGCGATGCAAGGAAATATTTGAAGTCCCTGGGCCCGAGGCCAGCAATGCCGGCATTGAGGATTCCCTTCCTGATGACTTCGGTGACGATCTGTCGGGGTTTGAAGGTGGGGACGATTTCGCTTCGGAGGCCGGCGGCGGCGCCGACCTTGGGGGAGGGGATGAAGATTTCGGATTAGGGATGGAAGATTCGGGCTTGGAAGGAGAAGGGCTTGACGATATGAGCTTTGATCTCGACTCGTCCGATTCTGAGGGGCGGGTCAGCGGGGGGGATCTGGACTTCGATGAATCTCTCGATCTGGATAAAGAGGGCGGGGGAGGAGGAGCAGCCGCGGGCGATGGGTTGTCGTTCGATGACAATTCGGCTGGGAGCGATCTTGATTTCGACGATTCATCCGATGATCTCTCCCTGGACAGCAGTGACGAATTCGGCATCTCTTCCCTTGACGGCGACAGTGATACAACCATAGACGAAGACCCATCGGGCTTCGATTTCTCGGCGCCTTTGGGGGGAGGCGGTGATTCCGCTTTCGAGTTCGAGTCGGAATCCAAAGTAGGGGGCGGCATCGGGATGGGAGGCGGACTAGATCTGGATATGGGGGGCGATTCCCTCAGGGACTTGGGGATGGAGCCGACCGAAGGATTGTCCTCGGCAAAGATGAAGCGGTCGAGACGCAGCCCCCTTATGGTCGCCCTGTTGATAGTCCTTATCATAACCCTGGGAGCATATTTTGTATTCAAGGCAATGGGCGGAGGAAAGCTCGACCTTGAATCCCTTACAAAGATGTTTGCGGGGACTAAAAATCCCCTTGACGGCCTGATGATTGACGAGACAAAGCTGAGTCATTATTATACGGAGAATAATCAGGCCGGAAAAATCCTTGTGGTTGAAGGCATGGTCTTGAACGCCTCAGAGATTCCTAAGGGTCAGATAAGGGTGATGCTGAAGCTCTATGATGAGGGAGGAAAAGTCATCAAGAGCTCCCAGTCGTATTGCGGCAACATCCTGAATCTAAGCGAGCTCATGAACCTTCCCAAGGACCGGATTACCAAAGACCTCAATAAAAAGGTGAATCCCGCAAACGCCAGGGTGGGGCCCAAGACCTCGATC
- a CDS encoding 4-hydroxy-tetrahydrodipicolinate synthase — MMFKGAFTAIVTPFSKDKVDYDRLEELLEFQIGEGISGIVPCGTTGESATLSHEEHEKVVEFVVKEVRGRVPVIAGAGSNSTVEAISLVSHAKAVGADAALVITPYYNKPTQEGLYLHFAEVAKKAAIPIVMYNVPSRTGVNMLPPTVARLSKIKSIVGLKEATGDMKQVSEVLEFSADGFMILSGDDFTTLTQLCIGATGAISVTSNVAPKDMNDMIISYLNGDHNHAKELHYKLMPLSRAMFFETNPVPAKAALGLMKKIKPEVRLPQAPMSDENLKKLKKVMKDYGLI; from the coding sequence ATGATGTTCAAAGGCGCATTTACAGCTATAGTGACACCATTCAGCAAAGACAAGGTCGACTATGATCGGCTGGAGGAGTTGTTGGAGTTTCAGATCGGTGAGGGTATATCCGGCATCGTCCCGTGCGGGACCACGGGGGAGTCGGCCACCCTCTCCCACGAGGAACACGAAAAGGTCGTTGAGTTTGTGGTCAAGGAGGTCAGGGGGAGGGTCCCCGTCATCGCCGGGGCGGGATCGAACAGCACCGTTGAGGCGATAAGCCTCGTCTCCCACGCAAAGGCGGTCGGGGCCGATGCGGCCTTGGTCATAACCCCCTACTATAACAAGCCCACCCAGGAGGGACTCTACTTGCACTTTGCCGAGGTGGCAAAGAAGGCCGCTATCCCGATTGTCATGTACAACGTCCCGAGCCGAACCGGCGTAAACATGCTCCCTCCCACGGTGGCGAGGCTCTCCAAGATAAAGAGTATCGTCGGCCTAAAGGAGGCCACCGGCGATATGAAGCAGGTATCGGAGGTGCTGGAGTTTTCAGCGGACGGCTTTATGATCCTCTCCGGCGACGACTTCACCACCTTAACCCAGCTCTGCATCGGGGCGACAGGCGCCATCTCGGTCACGTCAAACGTGGCCCCGAAGGACATGAACGACATGATCATCTCATACCTCAACGGCGACCACAACCATGCAAAGGAGCTCCACTACAAGCTTATGCCCCTCAGCAGGGCGATGTTCTTCGAGACGAACCCCGTCCCGGCAAAGGCCGCCCTGGGGCTCATGAAGAAGATCAAGCCGGAGGTCAGGCTCCCACAGGCGCCGATGTCCGACGAAAACCTCAAAAAGCTGAAGAAGGTGATGAAAGATTACGGGTTGATATAG